In Erigeron canadensis isolate Cc75 chromosome 7, C_canadensis_v1, whole genome shotgun sequence, one DNA window encodes the following:
- the LOC122608015 gene encoding uncharacterized protein LOC122608015: MATKSSSSSILVNSWKQKQQLFSSLLFKRTLATSPASSNAATATTTTTTVTKSSSSKRKKKKNLFEVAQFLPNWGIGYQMAKTHWSGVAYQITKINLYKDGKHGKAWGIVHKDGVPAADAPKKISGVHKRCWKYIPNSKITEQSTQPLSEPEV, from the exons ATGGCGaccaaatcatcatcatcatcaatcctCGTTAATTCATGGAAACAAAAGCAGCAATTATTTTCTTCATTATTATTCAAAAGAACATTAGCGACTTCTCCAGCATCATCAAATGCTGCCACAGCGACTACAACAACTACAACAGTCactaaatcatcatcatcaaaaaggaaaaagaaaaagaatttatttGAAGTGGCACAGTTTTTGCCAAATTGGGGAATTGGTTATCAAATGGCGAAAACCCATTGGTCTGGTGTTGCTTATCAGATCACTAAAATCAATCTTTACAAG gATGGGAAGCATGGGAAGGCTTGGGGAATTGTTCACAAAGATG GTGTCCCGGCTGCTGATGCTCCAAAGAAAATTAGCGGTGTTCACAAACGTTGTTGGAAGTACATTCCCAACTCAAAGATTACTGAACAAAGCACACAACCTTTGTCTGAACCAGAAGTTTAA
- the LOC122608515 gene encoding uncharacterized protein LOC122608515: MEEGISYGIAMGIPIDVYKDLRTKEGVFTESKAVELHADMVTKRKDPSYQMSSDDDIVREVRGERCGWTRAVGQKLPRSIFAKDFSSSSEPKYTQLDVQQILEEYTAPLWSKLAMTPPPPSLPCNEACRPTRERKRRSRTRTMLLILMMRMARNILMTCDWFMCNFKLYSTLAIFFYFGMSFATFWYATWYVIT, translated from the exons ATGGAAGAAGGAATCTCGTACGGTATCGCTATGGGCAt CCCCATCGATGTGTACAAAGACTTGAGGACTAAGGAAGGAGTCTTCACAGAGAGTAAAGCTGTCGAATTGCAT GCTGATATGGTCACAAAAAGAAAAGACCCCAGTTATCAGATGTCGAGCGATGATGATATTGTGCGGGAGGTGCGGGGGGAGCGTTGTGGCTGGACTCGGGCAGTAGGGCAGAAGCTGCCCCGGTCTATATTTGCAAAAGATTTCTCTTCCTCTAGTGAACCAAAGTACACACAACTAGATGTACAACAGATTCTTGAGGAGTATACCGCCCCGCTTTGGAGCAAGCTTGCcatgacccccccccccccctcccttcCCTGTAATGAAGCATGTAGACCCACAAGGGAAAGGAAAAGGAGATCGAGAACGAGAACCATGttgttgatcttgatgatgAGGATGGCGAGGAACATATTGATGACGTGTGATTGGTTCATGTGTAACTTCAAACTTTACTCAACTcttgctatttttttttattttggtatgTCTTTTGCTACATTTTGGTATGCTACTTGGTATGTAATAACTTAG
- the LOC122609226 gene encoding uncharacterized protein LOC122609226: protein MAFILFLSLSLLLHGALGEIICEELPTELCAFSIASSGKRCVLENYVKNTEDMIKYQCKTSEIVVEDMKDWIENDDCTNACGVDRKSVGISSDSLLEPRSIAMLCSHSCFDNCPNIVDLYYNLAIGEGVYLKNLCEVHSKMPRRAMGQLLSSGAAFGPVSAADGSILLAEAPASNELSISPAYAPTSI from the exons ATGGCATTCATTCTATTCCTTTCATTGTCACTCCTACTTCATGGAGCTTTAG GTGAAATCATTTGTGAGGAACTACCAACCGAATTGTGTGCTTTCTCGATTGCATCTTCAGGAAAGCGTTGCGTATTAgagaattatgtaaaaaacaCGGAAGACATGATCAAATATCAATGCAAGACCTCGGAGATCGTTGTTGAAGACATGAAAGATTGGATTGAGAACGACGATTGCACAAATGCTTGTGGGGTTGATAGGAAGTCAGTCGGGATCTCCTCAGACTCCCTTCTTGAGCCGCGTTCTATAGCAATGCTTTGCTCGCATTCTTGCTTTGATAACTGCCCCAACATTGTTGATCTCTATTACAACTTAGCCATTGGTGAAg GTGTATATCTAAAAAATCTGTGTGAAGTTCATAGTAAGATGCCGCGTCGTGCAATGGGTCAACTTCTAAGTTCGGGTGCAGCTTTTGGTCCTGTTTCTGCTGCAGATGGTTCAATTTTGTTGGCAGAAGCTCCAGCTTCTAACGAATTATCAATTTCTCCGGCTTATGCTCCTACTTCTATATGA